A genomic segment from Eremothecium gossypii ATCC 10895 chromosome III, complete sequence encodes:
- the NOP53 gene encoding Nop53p (Syntenic homolog of Saccharomyces cerevisiae YPL146C (NOP53)), whose translation MSGDSRPAQYKQSSRKGKKAWRKNIDLTEIEQSIDSRIEHEITHGAENLADVPSQNLFEVDTTGDELLKAKLIKRKQIKKNIKSKEILDSIKSNSKVPALLHPKSHVNEKAKVQGVSKKELNRLMTLAGRNMESKLKAQVTKEGLVKAGTNDLWGSEEPLKTPSGDFDLKLKDKVPEPLLKQSTTSWSRATVAPETLKHAPLRVKDTEELPHAGKSYNPDKKQWEALIEKEYKIESANEERRQQMAEYKKKIQHLMETLDDREEESDEDAPQSEEELASVDEDGDFRLSLNPAVKNKKKTKYQRNRQKRHQEKVKLQQELKTLKEQLHQLEKLEAIEQAVAAKTAQEASTLIPAKVKNNKKHKLGTKHSVMEDNLEVKFSDELSGSLRSLRPEGNLLYDSLRKLQGSGKIETRVPIRKGRKYKQKITEKWTYKDFK comes from the coding sequence ATGTCAGGAGATAGTCGTCCCGCACAGTATAAACAGTCTTCGCGGAAAGGTAAGAAGGCGTGGAGGAAGAATATTGATCTGACTGAGATCGAGCAGTCCATCGATTCTCGGATCGAACATGAAATAACCCATGGTGCTGAAAACCTGGCCGATGTGCCATCGCAGAACCTGTTTGAGGTTGATACGACTGGGGACGAACTGCTGAAGGCTAAATTGATCAAGCGCAAGCAGATTAAGAAGAACATCAAGTCCAAGGAAATTCTTGACTCCATCAAGAGTAACTCCAAAGTGCCGGCACTTCTGCATCCCAAATCTCATGTGAACGAGAAGGCCAAGGTCCAAGGTGTCTCCAAGAAGGAGCTTAACCGCCTGATGACTCTTGCGGGCCGTAACATGGAGTCGAAACTGAAGGCACAGGTAACCAAGGAGGGCCTCGTTAAGGCGGGAACCAACGACTTGTGGGGGTCTGAGGAGCCATTGAAAACGCCTTCCGGCGACTTCGACCTGAAGCTCAAGGATAAGGTTCCAGAGCCGCTATTGAAGCAGTCCACAACCAGTTGGTCTCGAGCAACGGTTGCGCCGGAGACGCTAAAGCATGCACCACTTCGTGTGAAGGACACAGAGGAGCTACCCCATGCCGGTAAATCCTACAACCCCGACAAGAAGCAGTGGGAGGCATTGATTGAGAAGGAATACAAGATTGAGAGCGCCAATGAGGAAAGACGGCAACAAATGGCTGAATACAAGAAGAAGATTCAGCATTTAATGGAGACCTTGGATGACAGGGAGGAAGAATCTGATGAAGACGCTCCTCAGAGTGAGGAAGAACTCGCGAGCGTCGATGAAGATGGTGATTTTCGCCTTTCCCTTAACCCAGCTGTAAAAAATAAGAAGAAGACAAAGTACCAGAGGAACAGGCAGAAAAGACACCAAGAAAAAGTCAAGCTCCAGCAGGAACTCAAGACGCTgaaggagcagctgcaTCAGCTCGAGAAGCTTGAGGCCATCGAACAGGCTGTTGCTGCAAAGACAGCACAGGAAGCTAGTACCTTGATCCCGGCCAAAGTCAAGAATAATAAAAAACACAAGCTTGGCACTAAGCACTCTGTCATGGAGGATAACTTGGAGGTTAAATTCTCAGACGAGCTATCTGGCTCTTTGCGTAGCTTGCGGCCTGAAGGAAACCTGTTATATGACAGTTTGCGGAAGCTACAAGGAAGCGGTAAAATCGAGACTAGAGTGCCAATTAGAAAGGGTAGGAAGTACAAACAGAAAATCACAGAAAAGTGGACTTATAAGGATTTTAAATGA
- the ATG5 gene encoding Atg5p (Syntenic homolog of Saccharomyces cerevisiae YPL149W (ATG5)) produces MGVVNELRQRTWSGMLNVEVVLNPKLVVQGMPDEQVRCHLRIPRESYLVLHLPFVLNKLRGVLRQEVKDAFHGWWFGMEDVLVHWNHPVGTLYDSLVGLRPQERAAQFQANTLTMWTLTLNYSEDARDGSVPLVGGMQQVEDFWRHQWKQACYIIHGSSKQIMSLSIPDSKTFWDCVLQRDERVFRGIASRITARKGGVKALPVRIHQTTLRELRTLQPTVKPGEWGGGTLGELLRAELPECFKNGSVLRPVVHGIEVSPESQLADLYHLFCSFDGFLHISICSPVALIIPTT; encoded by the coding sequence ATGGGCGTGGTCAATGAGCTGCGGCAACGAACATGGTCGGGCATGTTGAATGTGGAAGTTGTTTTGAACCCGAAGCTGGTAGTGCAAGGCATGCCTGATGAGCAAGTCAGGTGCCACCTACGAATACCTAGAGAATCATACCTGGTCCTGCACCTACCGTTTGTGCTGAACAAACTGCGAGGGGTGCTCCGACAGGAAGTAAAAGATGCATTTCACGGGTGGTGGTTCGGAATGGAGGACGTGCTGGTCCACTGGAACCATCCAGTGGGGACGCTGTACGACTCGCTGGTGGGACTGCGGCCGCAGGAACGAGCCGCCCAGTTCCAGGCCAACACGCTGACGATGTGGACGCTAACGCTGAACTACAGCGAGGACGCGCGGGATGGCTCGGTGCCGCTGGTAGGGGGGATGCAGCAGGTGGAGGACTTCTGGCGGCACCAATGGAAGCAGGCGTGCTATATCATCCACGGGTCGTCGAAGCAGATCATGTCGCTGTCGATCCCGGACTCGAAGACGTTTTGGGACTGCGTGCTGCAACGCGACGAGCGCGTGTTCCGCGGCATTGCGTCGAGAATCACGGCGCGCAAGGGGGGCGTTAAGGCGCTGCCCGTGCGGATTCATCAGACgacgctgcgcgagctgcggACGCTGCAGCCGACGGTCAAGCCCGGCGAGTGGGGGGGCGGGACGCTGGGGGAGCTTCTGCGGGCAGAGCTGCCGGAGTGCTTCAAGAATGGCTCGGTGCTGAGGCCGGTAGTGCACGGGATCGAGGTCTCGCCGGAGTCGCAGCTCGCCGACCTGTACCACCTCTTTTGCAGTTTTGACGGGTTTCTGCACATCTCGATCTGCAGCCCAGTGGCTCTCATCATTCCGACTACTTAG
- a CDS encoding uncharacterized protein (Syntenic homolog of Saccharomyces cerevisiae YOR238W): MVDLRPKQLIVVPCHSIWRQSSDTAEENLGQKRSHWHLAEFQHEGNDHLAFIKHALIAIETLIASLDVSIVIFSGGKTKAVAGEVSEASSYFYLTKKLLQRVQCGKSIRWAFPDAAEIPELCQKIIGRLHEKAGLSVDALFAEYVHLEEFALDSFDNLLYSIGRFKEITSVYPSNITIIGFGFKKRRFIEYHARAIDFPTGQINYIEVEPTPSYDDPVWLKNYFETLRTLEHRNALALFQKDWYATREPLASKKSARNPFNESHQYPLPLPHLESPDFQIENDATYYNASIKSKMPWSQ; this comes from the coding sequence ATGGTCGATTTACGGCCAAAGCAGTTAATAGTCGTGCCGTGTCATTCCATATGGCGTCAGTCTAGCGACACAGCAGAGGAAAATCTAGGCCAGAAGAGATCACATTGGCACTTGGCCGAGTTTCAACATGAGGGAAATGACCATTTGGCCTTTATTAAACACGCACTCATAGCAATTGAAACACTTATAGCCTCGTTGGATGTATCGATAGTTATTTTTAGCGGTGGGAAAACCAAGGCAGTAGCGGGTGAAGTTTCCGAAGCATCCAGTTACTTTTACCTTACCAAGAAGCTGCTACAACGTGTGCAATGCGGCAAAAGTATAAGATGGGCCTTCCCAGATGCAGCTGAGATACCGGAACTGTGCCAGAAAATTATTGGGAGGTTACATGAAAAAGCTGGCCTATCAGTAGATGCCTTGTTCGCGGAATACGTACATCTCGAAGAGTTTGCCTTAGACTCGTTTGATAACTTGCTATATTCTATAGGGCGCTTCAAGGAGATAACTAGTGTTTATCCTTCTAACATTACCATTATAGGTTTCGGGTTCAAGAAGAGGCGTTTCATCGAATATCATGCTAGAGCAATTGACTTTCCCACAGGTCAAATAAATTACATAGAGGTGGAACCCACACCGAGCTATGATGATCCAGTTTGGCTGAAAAACTATTTCGAAACGCTTCGAACGCTTGAGCATAGAAATGCACTTGCGCTCTTCCAAAAGGACTGGTATGCTACTCGGGAGCCTCTGGCATCCAAGAAAAGCGCAAGAAACCCTTTTAATGAAAGCCATCAGTATCCTCTTCCATTACCACACTTGGAGAGCCCCGATTTTCAAATTGAAAATGACGCAACATACTACAATGCTTCAATAAAGAGCAAGATGCCATGGTCACAATAA
- the DFR1 gene encoding dihydrofolate reductase (Syntenic homolog of Saccharomyces cerevisiae YOR236W (DFR1)): MGISRVPVVSIVACLLPEYGIGYQGQLPWRLAREMKYFRQATTATFDPTKRNAVVMGRKTWESIPARWRPLPGRLNVVVSRTYTSPWAHDENGHVITSNSLQQCVRQLQEQARALGVERIYIMGGAEIYNQSYDLCDHLLVTELQVAPDGPAVLLDTFLARDVLEQSFAKNSAGPRALLPPSVELPECPATALEEGGFQFRFALYDHLNRD, encoded by the coding sequence ATGGGCATCAGCAGAGTTCCCGTGGTCAGCATCGTCGCATGCCTGCTCCCTGAGTACGGGATCGGCTACCAGGGCCAGCTACCGTGGCGCCTGGCGCGTGAGATGAAGTACTTCCGGCAGGCGACCACCGCGACCTTCGACCCTACAAAACGCAACGCCGTGGTGATGGGCAGGAAGACATGGGAGTCCATCCCCGCACGCTGGCGGCCCCTGCCGGGGCGGCTCAACGTGGTCGTGTCGCGCACATACACGTCGCCGTGGGCACACGACGAGAacggtcacgtgatcacaAGCAACTCGCTGCAGCAGTGcgtgcgccagctgcaggagcaggccCGCGCGCTGGGCGTCGAGCGCATCTACATCATGGGCGGCGCTGAGATCTACAACCAGTCCTACGACCTCTGCGATCATCTGCTGGTCACCGAGCTGCAGGTAGCACCGGACGGCCCCGCCGTGCTTCTGGACACCTTCCTCGCCCGCGACGTGCTGGAACAGTCGTTCGCCAAAAACAGTGCGGGGCCGCGCGCCCTGCTGCCCCCGTCTGTCGAGTTGCCAGAGTGCCCCGCAACGGCCCTCGAGGAGGGAGGGTTTCAATTCAGGTTCGCGCTATACGACCATTTAAATCGTGACTAG
- a CDS encoding OSBP family protein (Syntenic homolog of Saccharomyces cerevisiae YPL145C (KES1) and YOR237W (HES1)), translated as MSQYASSSGWTSFLKSIASFNGDLSSLTAPPFILSPVSLAEYSQYWGEHPDLFLAPKLITEADGKVSAEERRMLAVVKWFIATLKSQYCSRSEALGSEKKPLNPFLGELFVGSWQNKGHPELGEVVLLSEQVSHHPPVTAYTIFNDKNKVRLQGYNQVKASLSKMSLNVKQFGHALLELGDLDEQYLITLPPLHLEGLLAASPYVELEGKSCIQASNGMYCSIEYSGKGYFSGKKNSFKARIFRSSGDAEDKDKALYTISGQWSGLSHIIDHRNSSSKKGEELFYDSSKTSIESLHVKPIDEQHPLESRKAWQKVAAAIISGDFDTIHREKTALEQSQRELRKEEEAKGINWRRRWFKDVDYSAGTSDNAFIKLAALAQLSTRNVPSGTPVSKDPKSDNVPVVHWRFVRKLWDEETEIKL; from the coding sequence ATGTCGCAGTATGCATCGTCCTCTGGATGGACATCATTTTTGAAATCGATTGCCTCCTTTAATGGGGATTTGTCGTCGCTGACTGCGCCGCCCTTCATCTTGTCGCCTGTGTCGCTGGCGGAATACTCGCAGTACTGGGGCGAGCATCCAGACCTGTTTCTTGCGCCCAAGCTCATCACGGAAGCAGACGGCAAGGTGTCTGCGGAGGAGCGCAGGATGCTGGCGGTGGTAAAATGGTTCATAGCGACTTTGAAATCGCAGTactgctcgcgcagcgAAGCATTGGGCTCGGAGAAGAAGCCGTTGAATCCCTTTCTGGGCGAGTTGTTTGTGGGCAGCTGGCAGAACAAGGGGCACCCGGAGCTCGGCGAAGTGGTGCTGTTGTCGGAGCAGGTATCCCACCATCCGCCCGTGACCGCGTACACAATATTCAATGATAAAAACAAGGTCCGCCTGCAGGGCTATAACCAGGTGAAGGCGTCGCTCTCCAAGATGTCTCTGAATGTTAAGCAGTTTGGgcacgcgctgctggagttGGGCGACTTGGATGAGCAGTACCTCATCACGCTACCGCCCCTTCATTTGGAAGGCCTCTTAGCCGCTTCTCCGTACGTGGAGCTGGAAGGCAAATCATGCATCCAGGCATCCAATGGTATGTACTGCTCCATTGAGTACTCCGGAAAGGGCTACTTCTCAGGCAAGAAGAACTCGTTCAAGGCCCGGATTTTCAGATCCAGTGGCGATGCCGAGGATAAGGATAAGGCGCTGTACACCATCAGCGGCCAATGGTCTGGGCTCTCCCACATAATAGACCACAGGAATTCCTCCTCCAAGAAGGGTGAGGAACTCTTCTACGACTCGTCCAAAACAAGTATAGAGTCGCTCCACGTGAAACCCATCGACGAGCAACACCCTCTAGAGTCCAGAAAGGCCTGGCAGAAAGTCGCCGCTGCAATCATCTCCGGTGACTTCGACACTATCCACCGGGAAAAGACCGCATTGGAACAGTCCCAGAGGGAACTTCGcaaagaagaagaggcCAAGGGCATCAATTGGCGCAGGCGGTGGTTCAAGGATGTCGACTACAGTGCCGGTACCTCGGACAATGCCTTCATAAAATTGGCTGCTTTGGCCCAGCTTTCGACTAGAAATGTCCCCAGCGGTACGCCTGTATCCAAAGATCCAAAGAGCGACAATGTCCCAGTCGTACACTGGCGGTTTGTCCGGAAACTATGGGATGAGGAAACGGAGATCAAGTTGTAG
- the PXA1 gene encoding ATP-binding cassette long-chain fatty acid transporter PXA1 (Syntenic homolog of Saccharomyces cerevisiae YPL147W (PXA1)) — MASGTQRLLQVQKLFIETNRNMFGLDVRRVAARDYLKVLMWHMWTLLQAAKGRRGRRLRALAAAAAAMVVTGSALTVYQFVSGLRRDGRRPGLQRSRSQILLKSGAREIHVPYGDSERTKRVIIKPTHKDRYEHDRFLFKYFDKGSESRIFYSRFLAQLGILWKILIPRLADKNSLWLCLQVFFLVMRTWLSLLIARLDGHIVKDIIAARKKRFMMDIACWFLIAFPASYTNSAIKFLQRKLSLNFRTNLTRYVHDMYLDHRLVFYKLMYDQDASRSVVANVDNSIANDIAKFCDAVTNLFANMAKPVIDLVFFSFYLRDNLGTLGVAGIIMNYFLTGIVLRRYTPPLGKLVSKRSSAEGAYYNYHLNMINNNEEIAFYQGTEVERTKVIKIYENLMEKMLEVDRAKVGYNVIEDYILKYTWSALGYAFASIPIVFAVGKTGQRKEDTNMRDFIVNKRLMLSLADAGSRLMYSIKDISQLTGYTGRVFTLLRVLHRVHSSDFKYGLIEDIPAPVAGQSESTDLSKNVPSDIRGTVQRNFNGIRLENIDVIIPSPKGIQGTKLISKLKFQIPPVVISDMKASSAPVVSSHSVASMLLGPGSSLLILGPNSCGKSSIQRILAEIWPIYNKTGLVSIPAESDLMCIAQRPYFIQGGTFRDQIIYPMSVDRFYEKGHKDRELVRILKEVKLDYLLKRSEGLSYLDFVADWKDILSGGEKQRMNFARIMFHRPKFLVLDEATNAISVDMEDYLFNMLRKCRFNFISISQRPSLIKYHDYLLEITSGTQWQYQTLGSDEAITSIEAEIESLESKLTQLDAWEKEREELKRKLTH; from the coding sequence ATGGCGAGTGGCACGCAACGGCTGCTGCAAGTGCAGAAGCTGTTTATCGAGACAAATCGGAATATGTTCGGATTGGACGTGCGGCGCGTGGCTGCCAGGGACTACCTGAAAGTGCTTATGTGGCACATGTGGACACTGCTGCAGGCTGCGAAAGGGCGGCGTGggcggcgcctgcgcgcgctggcggcagcagcagcagcgatGGTAGTCACGGGCTCTGCCCTGACAGTGTATCAGTTTGTATCGGGACTGCGGCGGGATGGGCGCCGACCGGGGCTGCAGCGGTCGCGGTCGCAGATCCTGCTCAAGAGCGGCGCACGAGAGATCCACGTGCCGTACGGGGACAGCGAGCGGACAAAGCGCGTGATCATCAAGCCTACGCACAAGGACCGATACGAGCACGATCGCTTTTTATTCAAGTACTTCGACAAGGGCAGCGAGTCGCGGATTTTTTATTCACGCTTTCTGGCGCAGCTTGGCATCCTGTGGAAGATTCTGATACCCAGGCTCGCAGACAAAAACTCGCTATGGCTCTGTCTACAGGTGTTCTTTCTGGTGATGCGGACGTGGTTGTCGCTGCTGATTGCACGGCTTGATGGCCATATTGTCAAGGATATCATCGCGGCGCGGAAGAAGAGGTTCATGATGGACATTGCGTGCTGGTTTCTGATAGCATTCCCGGCTTCGTACACGAATAGCGCGATCAAGTTCCTGCAGCGGAAGCTGAGCTTGAACTTCCGGACCAATCTGACGCGCTACGTCCATGACATGTACCTAGACCACAGGCTGGTGTTTTACAAGCTGATGTACGACCAAGATGCCAGCCGCAGTGTGGTTGCGAACGTTGACAACTCGATTGCCAACGATATTGCCAAGTTTTGCGACGCTGTGACAAACCTATTCGCAAACATGGCTAAGCCAGTTATTGATTTGGTTTTCTTCTCCTTCTATCTGCGGGATAACTTGGGCACTTTGGGCGTTGCCGGCATCATCATGAACTATTTCCTCACAGGAATTGTGCTGAGGAGATACACCCCTCCTCTTGGCAAGCTTGTCAGCAAGCGCTCGAGTGCCGAAGGTGCCTACTACAACTATCATCTAAATATGATTAACAATAACGAGGAGATTGCTTTCTACCAAGGAACTGAAGTCGAACGCACAAAGGTGATTAAGATATATGAGAACTTAATGGAAAAAATGTTGGAGGTTGACCGTGCCAAGGTTGGATACAATGTCATTGAAGATTACATCTTGAAGTATACCTGGTCTGCGCTTGGTTATGCGTTTGCGTCTATTCCGATCGTATTTGCAGTGGGCAAGACGGGCCAAAGAAAGGAGGATACCAACATGCGCGACTTTATTGTTAACAAGCGTCTCATGCTGTCATTGGCAGATGCAGGGAGTAGATTGATGTACTCGATTAAGGATATTTCACAGCTAACCGGTTATACTGGTAGAGTTTTCACTCTCCTGCGGGTTCTTCACCGTGTTCACTCTTCTGACTTTAAGTACGGCCTGATTGAGGACATTCCTGCCCCAGTAGCAGGACAGTCAGAGTCCACGGATTTGTCCAAGAACGTGCCCTCAGACATACGTGGTACGGTACAGCGTAACTTCAACGGTATTCGTTTGGAAAACATCGATGTAATCATTCCATCCCCTAAGGGCATACAAGGCACCAAGCTAATTAGTAAATTAAAGTTCCAGATACCTCCTGTGGTGATTAGTGATATGAAAGCGAGCTCTGCTCCCGTGGTTTCAAGTCACAGTGTGGCAAGCATGCTTTTGGGACCTGGAAGTAGTCTTTTGATTTTAGGACCCAACAGTTGCGGCAAATCATCTATCCAGAGAATTCTCGCGGAAATTTGGCCAATTTACAATAAGACAGGCCTTGTATCTATCCCAGCTGAGTCGGATCTAATGTGTATTGCTCAGCGGCCTTACTTTATCCAAGGAGGTACCTTCAGAGATCAGATAATTTATCCTATGTCCGTAGACCGGTTCTACGAAAAGGGACATAAGGACCGGGAGCTGGTGAGAATACTGAAAGAGGTTAAACTTGACTACCTCTTGAAGAGATCAGAAGGGTTGAGCTATTTAGACTTTGTCGCAGACTGGAAAGATATCCTAAGCGGTGGTGAAAAACAGAGAATGAACTTTGCAAGGATTATGTTCCATAGGCCGAAGTTCCTCGTCCTGGATGAAGCCACCAATGCGATCAGTGTTGACATGGAGGATTACCTCTTCAATATGTTGCGTAAGTGCCGCTTCAACTTTATCTCCATCTCACAACGTCCATCTTTGATTAAGTACCATGATTACCTTTTGGAAATCACTTCTGGTACGCAGTGGCAATATCAGACGCTTGGTTCTGATGAAGCTATAACGTCCATTGAGGCTGAAATCGAATCTCTAGAGTCGAAACTCACACAACTTGATGCCTGGGAGAAGGAGAGAGAGGAACTCAAGCGGAAACTTACTCACTAA
- the PPT2 gene encoding holo-[acyl-carrier-protein] synthase (Syntenic homolog of Saccharomyces cerevisiae YPL148C (PPT2)): MLVPHDRMVGNKRRGTMRVLGIGTDLVYMPRVVELLRRMPAGSGAHARFAGKFMHARERAGALGAKDQARYVAGVWAAKEALYKAVAGADAPPAATLYRACYKEADAVGRPTLQVDAGELQRAGHMRFWEERLAGTRFLLSVSHDEDYLVAFVCHVADETFRAPDERQRITKNS, encoded by the coding sequence ATGCTTGTTCCTCACGACCGAATGGTTGGCAACAAGCGGCGTGGGACCATGCGAGTGCTGGGCATCGGCACAGACCTTGTATACATGCCGCGCGTtgtggagctgctgcgacgGATGCCCGCAGGATCGGGCGCGCATGCGCGGTTCGCGGGCAAATTCATGCACGCGCGTGAGCGCGCCGGTGCCCTCGGGGCCAAAGACCAGGCTCGCTACGTGGCGGGGGTGTGGGCGGCCAAGGAGGCACTGTACAAGGCGGTGGCAGGCGCAGAcgcgccgccagccgcgACGCTGTACCGCGCGTGCTATAAGGAGGCCGACGCCGTTGGACGCCCGACGCTGCAGGTGGACGCGGGAGAGCTGCAGCGGGCGGGTCACATGCGTTTCTGGGAGGAGCGGCTTGCGGGAACGCGATTTCTACTGAGCGTTTCTCACGATGAGGACTACTTGGTGGCCTTTGTCTGCCACGTCGCCGACGAAACTTTTCGAGCGCCCGATGAACGCCAGCGGATCACAAAGAACAGCTAG
- the ABP140 gene encoding tRNA(Thr) (cytosine(32)-N(3))-methyltransferase (Syntenic homolog of Saccharomyces cerevisiae YOR239W (ABP140); no intron, ribosomal slippage at consensus CTTAGGC site), with protein MGVADLIKKFESITKEDAEEGAKEAGEAGAVLKGGSAGALAGTGTEEAAGEESKLHCGQEEQEEEQEDVLPELQEQEDEQEPEQELEQEPEQEQKQEQAAEAAAQEDVAAAQKLGEQETEQKEEREDEDEEDSSKNSESEEAQEEQQEDDGEGSFATESSANPGEVRRVETGRKRNNKKKGKKGKKGKGKRKRGLSSAGSSAGTLEVVSGGVSSLGKHDLKDELEVMTTDVQEQALDDVHHEANNIVDPSSTTGENSGAESENGEDSQRTVDTRIGRDDPFQFGQRKLADEADIWAHNAWDNVDWGDEQIRLAKEKIEEQKEYPVQEFDKKLYHSNPARYWDIFYKNNKENFFKDRKWLQIEFPSLYEATKKDAGSVTIFEIGCGAGNTMFPILSANENEHLRVVGADFSPKAVELVKTSQNFNPANAHATVWDLANPDGLLPDGVEPHSVDIAVMIFVFSALAPSQWAQAMDNLHKVLKPGGKILFRDYGRYDLAQIRFKKHRLLEDNFYIRGDGTRVYFFTEEELRAIFTEKHFKEVKIASDRRLLVNRKRQLKMYRVWLQAIFSVPE; from the exons ATGGGTGTTGCGGATTTGATCAAAAAGTTCGAATCCATTACCAAGGAGGATGCGGAGGAAGGAGCGAAGGAAGCCGGCGAGGCCGGTGCCGTGTTGAAGGGCGGGTCCGCCGGAGCGCTTGCAGGCACAGGGACTGAGGAGGCTGCAGGGGAGGAAAGCAAGCTGCACTGTGGgcaggaggagcaggaggaggagcaggaggacGTGCTGCCGGAGCTACAGGAGCAGGAAGACGAGCAGGAGCcggagcaggagctggagcaggagccGGAGCAGGAGCAGAAGCAGGAACAGGCTGCCGAGGCTGCCGCTCAGGAGGATGTGGCCGCCGCTCAGAAGCTAGGCGAGCAAGAGACAGAACAGAAGGAGGAGAgggaggacgaggacgaggaggactCCAGCAAGAATTCCGAGAGCGAGGAAGCTCAAGAGGAACAGCAGGAAGACGACGGGGAGGGTTCTTTCGCCACTGAAAGTTCTGCTAACCCCGGCGAGGTGCGGCGTGTCGAGACTGGCCGCAAGCGTAACAACAAGAAGAAAGGCAAGAAGGGCAAAAAAGGGAAGGGCAAGCGTAAGCGCGGCTTGTCTTCGGCTGGCTCCTCCGCTGGGACCTTAGAGGTGGTCTCCGGAGGGGTCAGTTCTCTT GGCAAGCATGATCTGAAGGACGAACTTGAGGTCATGACGACTGATGTCCAGGAGCAAGCCTTGGACGATGTGCACCACGAGGCCAATAACATCGTGGACCCATCCTCTACAACAGGGGAGAACTCTGGAGCAGAGTCGGAGAACGGCGAGGATAGCCAGCGCACAGTAGACACTCGTATAGGCAGAGATGATCCGTTCCAGTTTGGCCAGCGGAAGCTGGCGGACGAGGCGGACATCTGGGCTCATAACGCGTGGGATAACGTAGACTGGGGTGACGAACAGATCCGGCTCGCAAAGGAGAAGATAGAAGAGCAGAAAGAATACCCGGTGCAGGAGTTTGACAAAAAGCTGTATCATAGCAACCCCGCAAGGTACTGGGATATATTCTATAAAAATAACAAAGAAAACTTCTTCAAAGACAGGAAGTGGTTGCAGATTGAGTTTCCCTCTCTATACGAAGCTACCAAGAAAGATGCTGGTTCAGTGACTATCTTCGAGATTGGGTGTGGTGCGGGCAATACCATGTTCCCGATCTTATCTGCAAACGAAAACGAACACTTACGCGTTGTGGGTGCGGACTTCTCCCCGAAGGCCGTGGAATTGGTAAAGACGTCGCAAAACTTTAACCCCGCGAATGCCCACGCGACGGTATGGGACTTAGCCAACCCTGATGGTCTTTTGCCCGATGGTGTCGAGCCGCATTCGGTCGACATCGCAGTAATGATTTTTGTTTTTAGTGCCTTGGCGCCCTCACAGTGGGCCCAGGCTATGGATAATTTGCACAAAGTTCTAAAACCAGGCGGTAAGATCCTCTTTAGAGACTATGGCAGGTATGACTTGGCTCAGATAAGATTCAAGAAGCATAGGTTATTGGAAGATAACTTTTACATCAGAGGCGATGGTACCCGGGTGTATTTCTTCACTGAGGAGGAACTCCGGGCGATCTTCACAGAAAAGCACTTCAAGGAGGTGAAAATTGCTTCTGACAGAAGGCTGTTGGTGAACCGTAAGAGACAGCTGAAAATGTACCGAGTCTGGCTGCAGGCCATATTCTCTGTTCCCGAGTAA